In one window of Methanoculleus thermophilus DNA:
- a CDS encoding 30S ribosomal protein S7 — MEEAEAVTQPQLLFNRWDMSEVVIQDPSLARYVNLHTMIVPHSCGKLAGQQFNKSNMLIVERLINKLMQTEHNTGKKELAIRIVREAFEIINKKTKKNPVQVLVDAVANAGPREETVRLKYGGINVPKSVDTAPQRRVDVALRFITDGVLQASHKKKKSVSEALAEELIAAANGDTRSYAVSKREERERIAKAAR, encoded by the coding sequence ATGGAAGAAGCAGAAGCAGTGACTCAGCCGCAGCTCCTCTTTAACCGGTGGGACATGAGCGAGGTGGTGATCCAGGATCCAAGCCTTGCTCGTTACGTGAACCTGCATACGATGATCGTACCGCACTCCTGCGGCAAGCTCGCCGGCCAGCAGTTCAACAAGAGCAACATGCTGATCGTCGAGCGCCTGATCAACAAACTGATGCAGACCGAGCACAACACCGGCAAGAAGGAACTCGCCATCCGCATCGTCCGGGAGGCCTTCGAGATCATCAACAAGAAGACCAAGAAGAACCCGGTTCAGGTGCTGGTGGACGCAGTCGCCAACGCAGGCCCCCGTGAGGAGACCGTCCGGCTGAAGTACGGCGGCATCAACGTCCCGAAATCGGTCGATACCGCCCCCCAGCGGCGTGTCGACGTCGCCCTGCGGTTCATCACCGACGGTGTCCTGCAGGCGAGCCACAAGAAGAAGAAGAGCGTGAGCGAGGCGCTCGCTGAAGAACTGATTGCAGCCGCAAACGGCGATACCCGCTCATACGCCGTCTCAAAGAGAGAAGAGAGAGAGCGTATTGCAAAGGCTGCCCGTTGA
- a CDS encoding 30S ribosomal protein S12, with the protein MGNGKFAARKLKRDSKKDRWHDPVYARRQLGLDVKSDPLEGAPQARGIVLEKIGVEAKQPNSAIRKCVRVQLIKNGRQVSAFAVGDGAINFIDEHDEVVIEGIGGRLGRSMGDIPGVRYVVTKVNNVSLHEMVIGRKEKPRR; encoded by the coding sequence ATGGGAAATGGTAAATTTGCAGCCCGAAAGCTGAAGCGCGACTCAAAGAAAGACCGGTGGCATGATCCAGTCTACGCCCGGCGCCAGCTCGGACTCGATGTAAAATCCGACCCTCTTGAGGGGGCACCGCAGGCGCGCGGGATCGTACTCGAGAAGATTGGTGTTGAGGCGAAGCAGCCGAACTCTGCAATCCGGAAGTGCGTCCGTGTGCAGTTGATCAAGAATGGTCGTCAGGTGAGCGCATTTGCCGTCGGCGACGGTGCTATCAACTTCATCGACGAGCACGACGAGGTCGTGATCGAGGGTATCGGCGGCAGACTGGGTCGGTCGATGGGTGATATCCCCGGCGTCCGGTACGTCGTGACCAAGGTCAACAACGTCAGCTTACACGAGATGGTCATCGGACGCAAGGAGAAGCCGCGGAGGTAA
- a CDS encoding 7-carboxy-7-deazaguanine synthase QueE produces MFVSEIFRSLQGEGKNQGRPCTFIRLAGCNLRCAWCDTSYAQEGGRNMSVGEVLDRVWLQNGKHICITGGEPLLQHDEVLELLKKLSLHGYSVEIETNGTRDFREMQPYASICMDVKCPSSGARSDLRLLAHITPRDSVKFVVADEDDLLYARAVMNRCEIRGEVFISPVEGTDRRAIAEQIVKENLPVRFQVQLHKILGIK; encoded by the coding sequence ATGTTCGTCAGTGAGATCTTTCGGAGCCTCCAGGGGGAGGGGAAAAACCAGGGGCGGCCCTGCACGTTTATCAGGCTTGCAGGGTGCAACCTCCGGTGTGCCTGGTGCGACACCTCCTATGCCCAGGAAGGGGGGCGCAATATGAGCGTCGGGGAGGTCCTCGACCGGGTCTGGCTGCAGAACGGGAAGCATATCTGTATCACCGGCGGGGAGCCGCTCCTGCAGCACGACGAGGTTCTCGAACTCTTAAAGAAACTCAGCCTTCATGGATATTCCGTCGAGATCGAGACAAACGGCACCCGCGACTTCCGCGAGATGCAACCCTATGCCTCCATCTGCATGGATGTGAAATGCCCCTCGTCCGGCGCAAGAAGCGATCTTCGGCTCCTCGCCCACATCACCCCCCGCGACTCCGTCAAGTTCGTGGTGGCCGACGAGGACGACCTCCTCTACGCCCGGGCAGTGATGAACCGGTGCGAGATTCGCGGCGAGGTCTTCATCTCCCCGGTGGAGGGGACCGACCGCCGCGCAATCGCAGAGCAGATTGTAAAAGAGAACCTCCCGGTGAGGTTCCAGGTCCAACTCCACAAGATCCTGGGGATAAAATGA
- a CDS encoding 6-pyruvoyl trahydropterin synthase family protein — protein sequence MTTRIYKEVFFEATHRLIHYQGKCFRLHGHQWRVEVWIEGTPDERTGIVLDYNTIKEVVGRFDHQVILNEADPMAECIEKFHPVITTSGDPTSELLAGLIAEMIDAMAAQQGSDARVAKIRVWESASSYAERTYVRQ from the coding sequence ATGACAACCCGGATATACAAGGAGGTCTTTTTCGAGGCAACCCATCGCCTGATCCATTACCAGGGGAAGTGCTTCCGGTTGCACGGCCACCAGTGGCGGGTAGAGGTCTGGATCGAGGGAACACCAGACGAGCGCACCGGGATCGTCTTAGACTACAACACCATCAAGGAGGTCGTCGGCCGGTTCGATCACCAGGTGATCCTGAACGAGGCCGATCCGATGGCAGAATGCATCGAGAAGTTCCACCCGGTTATCACCACCTCCGGCGATCCAACGAGCGAACTCCTTGCCGGGCTGATAGCAGAGATGATCGATGCTATGGCTGCACAGCAGGGATCTGACGCCCGCGTGGCCAAGATCCGGGTCTGGGAGTCGGCATCCAGTTACGCAGAGCGCACCTATGTTCGTCAGTGA